Sequence from the Gloeocapsopsis dulcis genome:
GTTCTTTTTGATTTAGATGGCACACTGCTCGATCGCGATGCATCGATTGAACAGTTCATTACAACACAGTATGACAGGCTAACCGCTCACTTAAGTCATATTCTTAAAATCGACTACGTTACCAGATTTATCGAGCTAGACAATCGTGGTCATGTTTGGAAAGATAAGGTTTATCAAACTCTGGTTGCAGAATTTGAAATTGAAGGAATGAGTTGGCAGACGTTACTTGAGGATTACGAAACACAGTTTCAGCTTCATTGCGTTCCATTTGATTTCCTCGTTGAGATGCTCAAGATGTTAAAACAGCAAGGCTACTTATTGGGTATCGTGACGAATGGATTGGGACAGTTTCAAACTCGTTCAATTGAAGGGCTAGGAATTCGAGATTACTTTGATGTCATTCTCATTTCTGAACTCGAGCAAGTTAGGAAACCGCAAGCAGAAATTTTTCAGAGAGCCATGACTCGGTTGGATGTATCAGCCTCGGATAGCGTTTTTGTTGGCGATCATCCTGAAGCGGACATTATGGGAGCAAAGAGGGCAAAGATGAGGGCAATTTGGAAACGCAGTTTGCATTGGCTGGAAGTCAATGAGGCAGATGCAATCATCAACGAACTGAGTGAAATACCTTTGATCCTTGAACAGTTCAGGGGTAATTGACAGCCAGCTAACAAGTCATTGGGCTGCAACTTCAAATTAGTCATAGGATCGCAGATTACAATTCTAGCTCCCATGTTTCTCCTATCAAAGGATGAACAAAGCTGTCATGTTCTTGTTGATGAACTAGGTGAAACCCAACGACTTCATAGATACGCCGAGCAGCCAGCAACACATTTCCTTTTTTGAGTCGTATGAATGTATTATCAGGGCATGAGCATCGATTTTGTGTTTGAGTCC
This genomic interval carries:
- a CDS encoding HAD family hydrolase — its product is MVKAVLFDLDGTLLDRDASIEQFITTQYDRLTAHLSHILKIDYVTRFIELDNRGHVWKDKVYQTLVAEFEIEGMSWQTLLEDYETQFQLHCVPFDFLVEMLKMLKQQGYLLGIVTNGLGQFQTRSIEGLGIRDYFDVILISELEQVRKPQAEIFQRAMTRLDVSASDSVFVGDHPEADIMGAKRAKMRAIWKRSLHWLEVNEADAIINELSEIPLILEQFRGN